A genomic segment from Agelaius phoeniceus isolate bAgePho1 chromosome 2, bAgePho1.hap1, whole genome shotgun sequence encodes:
- the LOC129134849 gene encoding fibrinogen-like protein 1, giving the protein MSVMMHWLLLLLLVSFGSPAPRFSDKDICLLDNNKLRQRLKHLQDLLYLYELQLKDILENTYHRTKSELFSGNRSVQHETLLPTTSGNLIVYDQDCSAVYGRKSTTSGYYRIRPRADREPFLAFCDMSDGGGWTVIQRRSNGRENFNRKWDDYKLGFGKFQGKNDEYWLGNDHIYDLLARGENSLKIDLMDWHGERRYAIYENFQLANEQENYRLWFGTYSGNAGDALSGGSNFEDQWSASHRGMQFTTFDKDHDQFLAGNCASENKGGWWFNRCHAVNLNGRYYKRGRYSGPHDDGLVWSTWHGMWYSLKYSAMKIRAPFFIDRESGDGDNSQAS; this is encoded by the exons ATGAGTGTGATGATGCACTggttgctgctgctccttctggTCAGCTTTGGCTCACCTGCACCCAGGTTTTCG GACAAAGATATCTGCCTCCTAGACAACAATAAATTAAGGCAAAGGTTAAAACACCTTCAAGATTTGCTTTACTTATACGAATTGCAGCTGAAGGACATACTGGAGAACACTTACCACAGAACGAAAAGTGAACTGTTCTCGGGCAACAGGAGCGTGCAGCATGAGACACTTTTACCCACAACCAGTGGAAATTTGATAGTGTATGACCAAG ATTGCTCTGCAGTGTATGGCAGGAAGAGCACCACGAGTGGCTACTACCGCATCAGGCCCAGAGCAGACCGAgagcccttcctggcattctgtGACATGTCCGATGGCGGGGGCTGGACCGTCATTCAGCGGCGCAGTAACGGCAGGGAGAATTTCAACAG GAAATGGGATGATTACaaactgggatttgggaaattCCAGGGCAAGAATGATGAATACTGGCTGGGCAATGACCACATCTATGACCTGCTTGCTAGAG GAGAGAACTCATTAAAGATTGACCTGATGGACTGGCATGGGGAAAGACGTTATGCAATCTATGAAAATTTCCAGCTTGCAAATGAGCAG GAAAATTACAGGTTATGGTTTGGCACCTATTCCGGTAATGCTGGCGACGCTCTGTCTGGTGGGAGCAATTTTGAAGATCAGTGGTCAGCTTCTCACAGAGGGATGCAGTTCACCACATTTGATAAGGATCACGATCAGTTCCTGGCAGGCAACTGTGCATCAGAGAACAAGGGTGGCTGGTGGTTTAACAG GTGCCATGCTGTAAACCTCAATGGCCGATACTACAAAAGAGGGAGGTACAGTGGACCCCATGATGATGGCTTGGTTTGGTCTACATGGCACGGGATGTGGTACTCACTGAAATACTCAGCCATGAAAATCAGGGCTCCATTCTTTATCGACAGAGAGAGCGGAGATGGTGACAACAGTCAGGCCAGCTGA